The following are encoded in a window of Syngnathus scovelli strain Florida chromosome 4, RoL_Ssco_1.2, whole genome shotgun sequence genomic DNA:
- the LOC137840204 gene encoding general transcription factor II-I repeat domain-containing protein 2A-like — MESLKGKTRGEDLYKQVSAVIERMKLPWSKLTNVTTDGSPNLTGKNIGLLKRIQDKVKEENPDQDVILLHCIIHQESLCKSVLHLNHVVDPVVKLVNFIRARGLNHRQFITFLEETNADHQDLLCHSRVRWLSLGKVFQRVWELKDEICSFLNLMGKSEEFPELSDTNWLCDFAFAVDIFSHMDELNEKLQGKDQFAHDMYTNVRAFKSKLVLFSRQMSNKSFAHFPTLAVQKEAALNAKKYCKSLDDLHREFCRRFCDFEKIDKSLQLVSCPLSQDPESAPQELQLELIDLQSDSVLKEKFKSLKLNDFYASLKETAFPNLRRSAQKMLVLFGSTYVCEQTFSVMKINKAHHRSKLTDQHLRSVLRIATTKLTPDFDAVEKKGDQQHCSH; from the coding sequence ATGGAATCACTGAAAGGGAAAACGCGAGGAGAGGACTTATATAAACAGGTGTCTGCTGTCATCGAGAGAATGAAGCTACCTTGGAGTAAACTTACCAATGTCACCACGGATGGATCGCCAAATTTAACTGGAAAAAACATCGGGCTGCTGAAAAGAATCCAGGATAAAGTGAAAGAAGAAAACCCTGACCAGGATGTTATTTTACTTCACTGCATCATTCATCAGGAATCTCTGTGTAAGTCTGTATTGCATCTTAATCACGTCGTGGATCCAGTTGTAAAACTTGTTAACTTCATACGAGCAAGGGGACTTAATCATCGTCAGTTCATTACGTTCCTGGAAGAAACTAATGCAGATCACCAGGACCTACTTTGCCACTCTCGCGTCCGCTGGTTAAGTTTGGGGAAAGTGTTTCAACGAGTCTGGGAGCTCAAAGACGAGATTtgctcatttttaaatttaatgggGAAATCCGAAGAATTTCCCGAGCTGAGCGACACAAATTGGCTTTGTGACTTTGCGTTTGCTGTGGACATATTTTCACACATGGATGAGCTGAACGAAAAGCTACAGGGGAAAGATCAGTTTGCGCACGACATGTACACAAATGTGAGAGCCTTCAAATCCAAGCTGGTTTTATTCTCCAGGCAAATGTCAAACAAATCTTTCGCACATTTCCCCACACTAGCCGTGCAGAAAGAGGCCGCCCTAAATGCGAAGAAATACTGCAAATCACTGGACGATCTGCACAGAGAATTTTGCCGTCGGTTCTGTGATTTTGAAAAAATTGACAAGTCACTTCAACTGGTGTCCTGTCCCCTGTCACAAGACCCCGAATCAGCACCGCAGGAGCTGCAATTGGAACTGATCGATCTTCAGTCTGACTCCGTCTTAAAGGAGAAGTTCAAGTCTCTTAAACTGAATGACTTTTACGCTTCACTTAAAGAGACCGCGTTTCCAAACCTCCGGAGGTCGGCGCAGAAGATGCTGGTGttgtttggctcgacctacgtgtgtgagcagacgtttagCGTCATGAAAATCAACAAAGCCCATCACAGATCCAAGTTAACTGACCAACACCTCAGATCTGTCctgagaattgccacaacaaaactAACTCCAGACTTTGATGCAGtggaaaaaaagggagaccaacaacactgttcccactga